The following are from one region of the Gammaproteobacteria bacterium genome:
- a CDS encoding HPF/RaiA family ribosome-associated protein — MQLPLQVTFRNMSPSELVEADVRKRAAKLDEFYDRIMSCRIMVELHNPRHRQGNLYHVRVDLTVPNGEIVASRASPEHHAHEDVYVAIRDAFDAVERQLEDYSRRQRADVKTHETPSHGRVAQLFPERSAGIIETADGREINFHRNAVLEDAFDKLTIGSEVRFTEQPVEEEGPWASTVRLMGKHHISG, encoded by the coding sequence ATGCAATTACCACTGCAAGTCACATTTCGCAACATGTCCCCCTCGGAGTTGGTTGAGGCTGATGTTCGCAAGAGGGCTGCTAAACTTGATGAGTTTTATGACCGCATCATGAGCTGCCGCATCATGGTCGAGCTACATAACCCGCGTCATCGTCAGGGTAATCTCTATCATGTGCGGGTTGACCTGACCGTGCCCAATGGAGAGATCGTGGCGAGCCGCGCCTCCCCGGAACACCACGCCCATGAAGATGTTTATGTGGCGATCCGGGATGCCTTCGATGCCGTCGAGCGTCAACTGGAAGACTACTCCCGGCGTCAGCGTGCTGACGTCAAAACCCACGAGACGCCCTCTCATGGGCGGGTTGCGCAACTATTTCCTGAAAGAAGTGCCGGCATTATCGAGACCGCAGACGGGCGTGAAATCAATTTTCACCGCAATGCCGTACTGGAGGACGCCTTTGATAAATTGACCATTGGCAGCGAGGTCCGTTTTACCGAGCAACCGGTCGAAGAAGAAGGGCCTTGGGCCAGCACTGTGAGACTGATGGGAAAGCACCATATATCAGGTTGA
- a CDS encoding IS66 family transposase, which yields MASLDKTSVRNEVSRLKADFEQLSCDGKVPRETQVLMNSMFMMMELMLSIFLERITKKDSRNSSKPSSQTEKDDSSLSHPGSQGKGKNENGALLKNTRVKESVTLSRVRLCDVCGEDLDNTPCSHHERRTKIDIVFEKVVEHVDAEVKQCPVCDATVKGKFPADMHGPLQYGDGLKAFVINLLVSQMVAINRAQTLLTSMIGVVISEATLLAFVLRLHRALERWEQHATAQLLKAPSMHVDETSLRVDKQNHWIHVYSAGEITLKFLHRKRGTAAITSIDIIPRYDGVIIHDCWSSYLSYDHCSHGLCGSHLLRELTFIVDANDYAWARHMKRLLQESCATVSRSTEKRLTDEALARLQKRYRTILTRGEKELPPIPQKPSGKRGKLAKSDAHNLLERLQKHEASVLLFAKNPHVAFTNNRAERDLRMSKVKQKVSGCFRSEIYAQAYCRISSYLQTMANKGHNPLIAIQMALAGEVNLIGGE from the coding sequence ATGGCAAGCCTAGACAAAACCTCGGTCAGAAACGAAGTCAGCCGGTTGAAAGCGGATTTTGAGCAGCTCAGTTGCGACGGTAAAGTGCCTCGCGAAACTCAGGTGCTTATGAATAGCATGTTCATGATGATGGAGCTGATGCTCTCCATTTTTCTGGAAAGAATAACCAAGAAAGACAGCCGCAACTCCAGCAAGCCCTCCTCCCAAACGGAAAAGGACGACTCCTCGTTGAGTCATCCGGGGAGCCAGGGTAAGGGGAAAAACGAAAACGGCGCCCTGCTGAAAAACACGCGCGTCAAAGAGAGTGTGACTCTTTCTAGAGTCCGCCTCTGCGATGTATGTGGCGAAGATCTGGATAATACGCCCTGTAGTCACCATGAAAGACGGACGAAGATCGATATTGTTTTTGAGAAAGTCGTTGAGCATGTGGATGCCGAGGTCAAGCAGTGCCCGGTCTGCGATGCGACGGTCAAAGGGAAGTTCCCGGCGGATATGCACGGCCCGTTGCAATACGGCGATGGCTTAAAGGCCTTTGTCATCAATTTACTGGTGTCTCAGATGGTCGCGATCAATCGCGCGCAAACGCTGCTGACCTCCATGATCGGTGTTGTGATCTCTGAAGCCACTCTTCTGGCTTTTGTGCTGCGGCTTCATCGTGCCTTGGAGCGGTGGGAGCAGCACGCCACCGCACAGCTGCTGAAAGCACCCTCTATGCATGTGGATGAGACCTCCTTGCGGGTGGATAAGCAAAACCACTGGATACACGTGTACTCCGCAGGGGAGATCACCCTCAAGTTTTTACATCGAAAACGGGGCACGGCAGCGATCACGTCGATCGATATTATTCCGCGCTACGATGGCGTCATCATTCATGACTGCTGGTCATCCTACTTGTCCTATGATCACTGCTCTCACGGCCTGTGCGGCTCGCATCTGCTGCGCGAATTGACGTTCATTGTTGACGCCAATGACTACGCCTGGGCGCGCCACATGAAACGCCTTTTACAGGAGAGCTGCGCCACCGTCTCCAGAAGCACGGAAAAGAGATTGACCGATGAAGCACTGGCGCGGTTGCAAAAGCGCTACCGCACGATTCTCACCCGTGGCGAAAAAGAGCTTCCACCTATTCCCCAAAAGCCCAGCGGGAAACGCGGCAAACTCGCCAAGTCAGATGCACACAATCTGCTGGAGCGATTGCAAAAACATGAGGCATCCGTCCTGCTGTTCGCCAAAAACCCGCATGTCGCCTTCACCAATAACCGGGCCGAGCGTGATTTGAGAATGTCCAAGGTGAAGCAAAAGGTCTCTGGCTGTTTCCGCTCAGAGATTTATGCTCAGGCTTATTGCCGAATATCAAGCTATCTGCAAACTATGGCCAACAAGGGACATAATCCTCTTATTGCGATTCAAATGGCTCTCGCGGGTGAGGTCAACTTAATCGGGGGTGAGTAG
- a CDS encoding PilX N-terminal domain-containing pilus assembly protein encodes MNIPFQRGSVLIVSMLMLLVLTIIGITAMGTSTLEEKMAGNSRDQNLAFQAAEAGLRDAEAYVEGMAAVAAFNGTGGLYNTSTALAPDIYSNATWTGGASIAYRGSAIPGVNTQPRYIVEFVSTTGKTNPELESCYGCATGEGMVTNVRITARGTGGSDNATVILQEYYGKRF; translated from the coding sequence ATGAACATTCCATTCCAGCGCGGATCTGTACTCATCGTCAGCATGCTGATGTTGCTGGTGCTGACCATCATCGGCATCACCGCCATGGGCACCTCAACACTAGAAGAAAAAATGGCGGGCAACAGCCGTGACCAGAACCTCGCTTTCCAGGCTGCCGAAGCGGGTTTGAGAGACGCCGAAGCATACGTCGAGGGCATGGCAGCGGTCGCCGCGTTCAATGGCACGGGTGGGCTCTACAATACCTCCACCGCGCTGGCCCCAGACATCTACAGCAACGCCACCTGGACTGGCGGTGCTTCCATAGCCTATCGCGGCAGCGCCATCCCTGGCGTGAACACTCAACCACGATACATCGTGGAGTTCGTTTCAACGACAGGAAAAACCAACCCGGAGCTTGAGAGCTGCTATGGATGCGCAACCGGGGAAGGCATGGTTACCAATGTTCGCATCACCGCCAGGGGCACGGGAGGATCCGATAATGCCACGGTAATTCTGCAAGAGTACTACGGCAAGAGATTCTGA
- a CDS encoding GspH/FimT family pseudopilin, with product MNRKHTGFTLIELMVVLAIAAILLTLAVPSFRSTIQNNRIATQANELVSTLQLARGEAIKRGLRITVCISTDQATCTGTNWAGGWIAFADVNANGNVDAGDALLKVGGALNGGSTLTSAGFANATRIQYQPSGFSDSAGTFSLSIPGCTGNEVRAINVASTGRVGISRSACP from the coding sequence ATGAACAGAAAACACACAGGATTCACACTGATTGAACTGATGGTCGTGCTCGCCATCGCGGCGATTTTGCTGACGCTTGCCGTGCCGAGCTTCAGATCCACGATACAAAACAATCGCATCGCAACCCAGGCCAATGAGCTGGTTTCGACCCTGCAACTGGCACGCGGCGAGGCCATCAAACGGGGCCTCCGGATCACTGTGTGCATCAGTACCGATCAGGCAACCTGCACTGGAACAAATTGGGCGGGTGGATGGATAGCCTTTGCCGATGTAAACGCCAATGGCAATGTCGACGCAGGAGACGCCCTGCTGAAGGTGGGCGGGGCGCTTAATGGCGGCAGCACGCTGACCAGCGCCGGCTTTGCCAACGCCACACGCATCCAGTACCAGCCCTCCGGCTTCAGCGACTCGGCAGGCACATTTTCTTTGTCGATTCCCGGCTGCACAGGCAACGAAGTCCGCGCCATCAATGTGGCCTCCACCGGCAGGGTGGGTATCAGCCGGTCCGCCTGTCCTTAG
- a CDS encoding CBS domain-containing protein: protein MPIGEICNREVVFATRDTSILETAQLMRRHHVGDLVVVDEKNDKRIPVGIVTDRDIVIEVIAKEADINILTAGDIMGPELGTVREGEGVFETIQMMRLKGVRRMPVVDPHGGLVGIVSVDDLVELLAEEMNELAKLISREQVREAKNRK from the coding sequence ATGCCTATCGGTGAAATTTGTAACCGCGAAGTGGTATTTGCCACGCGTGATACGAGCATCCTGGAAACCGCACAACTCATGCGCCGCCATCATGTGGGCGACCTGGTTGTGGTGGATGAAAAGAATGACAAACGCATCCCTGTCGGCATAGTGACGGACCGGGACATCGTCATTGAGGTCATCGCCAAGGAGGCCGACATCAACATCCTGACAGCGGGTGACATCATGGGCCCGGAATTGGGCACAGTGAGGGAAGGCGAGGGTGTATTCGAGACGATTCAAATGATGCGCCTCAAAGGGGTGCGCAGAATGCCGGTGGTAGATCCCCACGGTGGACTGGTGGGCATCGTCTCGGTGGATGACCTGGTTGAGCTGCTGGCCGAGGAGATGAACGAGCTCGCAAAGCTCATTTCGCGCGAACAGGTCAGGGAAGCAAAAAACCGGAAATGA
- a CDS encoding TraR/DksA family transcriptional regulator codes for MNFLSQQQLADFRARLRAQKSTLLEEIRRELLQSDNEHYIDLATTVHDIGEESVADLLSDLDLAVIHRHVNEVRDIEDALQRIAEGMYGMCMDCEGEVGFERLSVYPTAKRCYDCQDHHEKGFAEEGRPRL; via the coding sequence ATGAATTTTTTATCACAACAACAGCTTGCTGACTTCCGGGCGCGGTTGCGCGCGCAAAAGTCCACATTACTGGAGGAAATCCGTCGGGAATTGTTGCAATCGGACAATGAACACTACATCGATCTTGCCACCACCGTCCACGATATTGGAGAAGAATCCGTTGCTGATCTTCTATCGGATCTGGATCTTGCTGTGATCCACCGTCACGTCAACGAAGTTCGTGATATCGAAGATGCACTGCAGCGCATCGCCGAAGGCATGTATGGGATGTGCATGGATTGCGAGGGAGAGGTTGGCTTTGAGCGATTGTCCGTCTATCCGACTGCAAAGCGCTGTTACGATTGCCAGGATCACCATGAAAAGGGTTTCGCGGAGGAGGGGCGCCCCAGGTTATAG
- a CDS encoding PilW family protein, with amino-acid sequence MNHSAPSITHRISQRGLTLVEVMVAITISLILLAGVMQIFTSSRQTYRVQDGLARMQENGRFSMQFLTNDIRMAGYTGCASKTSSVNNIAQDATTASFTGGIMGYEYPSLPVSLTATNTLTSADVVAGTDVLAIKRASPTGVRLTGNMTVVNANIQVDPVTAAGMFAAGDILFISDCANADIFAATNVSNGGGVITIAHAAASNTSVNLSKTYQTDAEVMRMESAAYYIGTDATNNNAPTLYRRRLTSGSTMVSEPLAEGVENMQILYGEDTDTPADGSANRYLPAGTGGLNMSNVVSVRVSLLLRSSENNITTQPQPYIFNGATITPTDRRLRRVFTTTIRIRNKGL; translated from the coding sequence ATGAACCACTCAGCGCCATCCATTACACATCGCATCTCACAACGCGGCCTCACGTTGGTGGAGGTGATGGTCGCCATCACTATCAGCCTGATTTTGCTGGCGGGCGTTATGCAAATTTTCACTAGCAGCCGGCAGACCTACCGTGTCCAGGACGGGCTGGCAAGAATGCAGGAAAACGGGCGGTTTTCGATGCAGTTTCTCACCAACGATATTCGCATGGCGGGATACACCGGCTGCGCCAGCAAGACATCAAGCGTCAACAATATCGCCCAAGATGCCACCACCGCATCATTTACGGGCGGCATCATGGGATACGAATACCCAAGTCTCCCTGTGAGCCTCACAGCCACAAACACGCTGACCAGCGCGGATGTTGTGGCCGGTACAGATGTGCTCGCTATCAAGAGAGCATCACCCACCGGTGTCCGTCTAACCGGCAACATGACCGTAGTAAACGCCAACATCCAGGTTGACCCTGTAACCGCCGCAGGTATGTTCGCTGCGGGCGACATCTTGTTTATTTCCGATTGCGCCAACGCGGATATCTTCGCCGCCACCAATGTTTCCAATGGCGGCGGCGTGATCACCATCGCCCACGCGGCGGCATCAAATACCAGCGTCAATCTAAGCAAAACATATCAAACCGATGCGGAAGTCATGCGGATGGAAAGCGCTGCCTATTACATCGGGACAGACGCGACGAACAACAATGCACCTACACTCTACCGCAGACGTCTCACCAGTGGCTCCACCATGGTGTCTGAACCCCTGGCCGAGGGCGTGGAAAACATGCAAATACTATATGGAGAAGATACGGACACACCGGCAGATGGTTCGGCAAACAGGTATCTTCCCGCCGGCACAGGTGGCCTCAACATGAGCAACGTGGTCAGCGTACGCGTGAGCCTGTTGCTGCGCAGCTCTGAAAACAATATCACGACACAGCCGCAGCCTTATATCTTCAACGGAGCAACCATCACTCCAACGGACCGGCGCCTGCGGCGCGTCTTCACCACAACCATTCGCATACGCAATAAGGGCCTGTGA
- the thiO gene encoding glycine oxidase ThiO, whose product MTDCLVIGGGLIGMLTARELRLAGAEVRLVERGAAGQESSWAGGGILSPLYPWRYQYPVTALARWSQQAYPGLSSELANETGIDPEWTKNGLLILDSGEKEKAQVWAGEVGARLGLIDAEATLQCEPGLAALPDEALWMPDVAQIRNPRLLNALKVNLPAMGVAVEEHTEITGFVVRNDRVEGVETNRGRITAGSVVVAAGAWSGQLLAGLGYALDVAPVRGQMILFRARPGVVSRIVLSQGRYLVPRRDGRVLAGSTLEYVGFDKFTTEEAHAELSRAAIAMVPALADYEIERHWAGLRPGSPCGVPYIGEYPRVQGLFVNAGHFRNGVVIGPASARLLADILLRRKPMLDPAPYALEDRESINSGVSVAS is encoded by the coding sequence ATGACAGATTGCTTGGTAATAGGTGGTGGCCTGATCGGCATGCTCACAGCGCGTGAGTTGCGGCTTGCCGGAGCTGAAGTACGATTAGTGGAACGTGGCGCGGCAGGGCAGGAGTCGTCGTGGGCGGGCGGTGGGATATTGTCGCCGCTCTATCCGTGGCGTTATCAGTACCCGGTGACGGCATTGGCGCGCTGGAGCCAGCAGGCCTATCCGGGATTGTCCAGTGAACTAGCAAACGAGACGGGCATCGACCCGGAATGGACGAAAAATGGGCTTTTGATACTGGATTCGGGTGAAAAGGAGAAAGCGCAGGTTTGGGCCGGGGAGGTGGGGGCCAGGCTTGGCCTGATTGATGCCGAAGCGACACTCCAGTGTGAACCCGGTCTGGCCGCGCTTCCCGATGAGGCATTATGGATGCCGGATGTGGCGCAGATCCGTAACCCGCGCCTGTTGAATGCCCTGAAGGTTAATTTACCGGCGATGGGCGTGGCTGTCGAAGAGCATACCGAGATAACCGGATTTGTTGTGAGAAATGATCGGGTTGAGGGTGTCGAAACTAATCGCGGGCGGATCACCGCCGGCAGTGTGGTGGTTGCCGCAGGCGCCTGGAGCGGCCAATTGCTGGCGGGGCTGGGTTATGCGCTGGATGTGGCGCCGGTGCGCGGGCAGATGATCCTGTTTCGGGCGCGCCCCGGCGTGGTATCGCGCATCGTGCTGAGCCAGGGCCGCTATCTTGTGCCGCGCCGTGATGGGCGGGTTTTGGCTGGCAGCACGCTGGAGTATGTAGGCTTCGATAAATTTACTACAGAGGAGGCCCATGCCGAGCTAAGCCGCGCCGCCATCGCCATGGTGCCGGCCTTGGCTGATTATGAGATCGAGCGCCACTGGGCCGGACTACGCCCCGGTTCACCCTGCGGCGTGCCTTATATCGGTGAATACCCGCGCGTGCAAGGGTTATTTGTCAATGCCGGGCATTTCCGCAACGGCGTGGTGATTGGCCCGGCTTCGGCGCGCCTGCTGGCCGACATCCTGCTGCGGCGAAAACCCATGCTCGATCCTGCGCCATATGCCTTGGAGGACCGTGAAAGCATAAATTCTGGAGTGAGTGTTGCGTCTTGA
- a CDS encoding diaminopimelate dehydrogenase gives MMKRLRLAIVGFGRLGRACAQVMVGSEDVVLAGIVRRPEQVNEKLPPPFSAIPRAAHIGELPEVDAALICVPVNLVQGISQSLLSRRIPIVECAILHGEAFQEHQAEIYRVAFHHKVAAIVGAGWDPGALSLFRCLFGLLIPKGHTETTRRPGLSLHHTLAAQSIPGVKDALSTELSNADGKAQRYVYVELASGADQDEVVQAIRSDPQFLDVETLVFSVNSIASLEDEGHGVVLERRAASGQAGHARFLLEGRFDESFLTARIMLAAARALPGCKPGALSLLELPLAALWGELTAYP, from the coding sequence ATGATGAAACGCCTGCGCTTGGCTATAGTCGGCTTCGGAAGGCTCGGAAGGGCCTGCGCGCAGGTGATGGTCGGTAGCGAAGATGTGGTCTTGGCAGGCATTGTGCGGCGCCCGGAGCAGGTGAACGAGAAACTGCCTCCGCCCTTTTCGGCCATCCCCCGTGCCGCCCATATTGGAGAATTGCCGGAAGTCGATGCGGCGTTGATCTGCGTCCCCGTCAACTTGGTGCAGGGTATATCCCAATCTCTTTTATCCCGCCGCATCCCCATTGTCGAGTGCGCGATATTGCATGGCGAGGCCTTTCAGGAGCACCAGGCGGAAATCTACAGGGTAGCCTTTCATCACAAGGTGGCGGCTATTGTCGGTGCGGGGTGGGATCCTGGGGCGCTGTCCCTGTTTCGCTGCCTGTTCGGCCTACTGATCCCCAAGGGGCACACCGAGACCACCCGACGCCCCGGCCTGAGCCTGCACCATACCCTGGCGGCACAGTCCATTCCCGGCGTGAAAGACGCGCTGTCCACTGAGTTGTCCAACGCTGATGGGAAGGCCCAACGCTACGTATACGTGGAATTGGCGAGCGGGGCGGACCAAGACGAAGTTGTACAAGCCATTCGCAGTGATCCCCAATTTCTCGACGTTGAGACCTTGGTCTTTTCCGTTAACAGCATCGCTTCCCTGGAAGATGAAGGCCATGGTGTCGTGCTGGAGCGCAGAGCGGCATCCGGGCAAGCTGGTCACGCGCGATTCTTATTGGAGGGCCGGTTTGACGAGTCGTTTCTCACGGCCCGAATCATGCTCGCCGCGGCACGTGCCTTGCCTGGTTGCAAGCCGGGCGCATTGTCGCTATTGGAGCTACCACTGGCGGCGTTATGGGGAGAGCTGACAGCCTATCCGTAA
- a CDS encoding transcriptional repressor, with protein sequence MNTQMFGNIDVVDLMREHGITPTQQRVEIAQVLFSRPQHLSAEQVLALVNRDRHVVSKATIYNTLGLFVGKGLIREIIIDPAKVFYDPTTSPHHHFYNVDTGALMDIAADAVALSKLPDLPDGTVAEGVDVVVRIRNCRRATAE encoded by the coding sequence ATGAATACGCAAATGTTTGGCAACATCGACGTGGTTGATCTCATGCGTGAGCATGGCATCACCCCCACCCAGCAGCGGGTGGAGATCGCGCAGGTGCTTTTCTCCCGGCCCCAGCACCTCTCTGCGGAGCAGGTTTTGGCGCTGGTTAACCGTGACCGGCATGTGGTGTCCAAGGCGACTATTTATAATACGCTGGGATTGTTTGTTGGCAAGGGGTTGATTCGTGAGATTATTATTGATCCTGCCAAGGTGTTTTACGACCCCACCACATCTCCTCACCATCACTTTTATAACGTCGATACTGGTGCGCTGATGGATATCGCAGCCGATGCCGTCGCCCTGAGCAAACTACCCGATTTACCCGATGGCACGGTCGCCGAAGGTGTGGACGTCGTCGTGCGCATCCGTAACTGCAGAAGAGCCACAGCAGAATAA
- a CDS encoding DUF2934 domain-containing protein has protein sequence MNDIKKAAPKKSARTIGETSAKIGDAKQLKIAKDTPKSLEKKDMLAAEPKKAAPKKFTLATSDAPNKAGDVKPPKAAKDAPKRTKKFTVIPSERHAMIAEAAYYRAEQRGFTGDPHMDWLEAEAEIDKML, from the coding sequence ATGAATGACATTAAAAAGGCTGCACCCAAGAAGTCGGCACGTACCATTGGTGAAACATCAGCCAAGATTGGGGATGCCAAGCAGTTAAAAATTGCCAAGGACACCCCGAAGAGCCTAGAAAAGAAGGATATGCTTGCAGCTGAGCCTAAAAAGGCTGCGCCCAAGAAATTTACGCTCGCCACCAGTGATGCTCCAAACAAGGCGGGGGATGTCAAGCCCCCAAAAGCTGCCAAGGATGCCCCGAAGCGCACTAAGAAGTTCACCGTTATTCCAAGTGAACGCCATGCAATGATTGCCGAAGCGGCCTATTACCGGGCAGAACAGCGCGGCTTTACCGGCGATCCCCATATGGACTGGTTGGAGGCAGAAGCGGAAATCGACAAGATGCTGTAA
- a CDS encoding ParA family protein yields MSVKVTVVSTKGGVGKTTLTANLGGLLADLGQKVLLIDADVQPSLSSYYPLAVRAPHGLSTLITRTVTDGVICSTAIARLDLVVSDDPEGELQNWVLRTPDGRVRLKHVLTALDALYDIILIDTQGTVGPLQDAAVLAADLLLSPTSPPRYCPPASLPGARSKCSTVCARWRTGAPRSRRCAA; encoded by the coding sequence ATGTCTGTCAAAGTCACCGTTGTATCCACCAAGGGCGGGGTCGGCAAGACCACGCTGACCGCCAATCTCGGCGGCCTGCTCGCCGACCTGGGCCAAAAAGTCCTGCTCATCGATGCCGATGTGCAGCCCTCGCTCTCTAGTTACTATCCCCTCGCGGTGCGCGCGCCGCACGGCCTCTCCACGCTCATCACCCGCACCGTCACCGACGGCGTGATCTGTTCCACTGCTATCGCCCGTCTGGATCTGGTGGTGTCGGACGATCCCGAAGGGGAGTTGCAGAACTGGGTGTTGCGCACCCCCGATGGCCGGGTGCGTCTCAAGCATGTCCTCACGGCACTGGATGCGCTTTACGACATCATTCTGATCGACACCCAAGGCACCGTCGGGCCATTGCAGGATGCGGCGGTGCTCGCCGCCGACCTGCTGTTGTCGCCCACATCCCCCCCGAGATACTGCCCGCCCGCGAGTTTACCCGGGGCACGATCGAAATGCTCGACCGTCTGCGCCCGATGGCGCACTGGGGCGCCCCGGTCGCGCCGTTGCGCGGCCTGA
- the pilV gene encoding type IV pilus modification protein PilV: MNRTLRQQAPLSAKATHGGFTLLEVLIAIVVLSIGLLGLAGLQAAGLRNNQGAYLRTIATQQAYDMADRMRANPVAVTGGSYDGISGAGSNPGCIAAGCTPAQMAQYDAYEWNTTNQNALPAGQGTVTRVAANRFTITVMWDDARTGATGTACGSDPAVDLTCFSVSLQP; this comes from the coding sequence ATGAACAGAACACTCAGACAACAAGCGCCGCTCTCAGCAAAGGCGACACACGGCGGCTTCACATTGCTGGAAGTCCTCATAGCAATTGTGGTGCTGTCCATCGGCCTGCTCGGCCTGGCGGGACTGCAGGCCGCAGGGTTGCGCAACAACCAGGGCGCCTATCTGCGGACCATTGCAACCCAGCAGGCTTACGATATGGCCGACCGCATGCGCGCCAATCCCGTTGCGGTGACTGGGGGCTCTTACGACGGCATCTCAGGCGCGGGATCTAATCCCGGCTGCATCGCCGCTGGTTGCACCCCCGCCCAGATGGCGCAATATGACGCCTACGAATGGAATACCACCAACCAAAACGCGTTACCCGCAGGCCAGGGCACTGTAACACGGGTCGCCGCCAATCGATTCACCATCACCGTAATGTGGGACGACGCCCGCACCGGTGCCACGGGCACCGCCTGCGGCAGCGATCCGGCCGTTGACCTGACCTGCTTTTCAGTGAGCCTCCAGCCATGA